One window of Pseudocalidococcus azoricus BACA0444 genomic DNA carries:
- a CDS encoding DUF4351 domain-containing protein, producing the protein MVCKFTQLSRQEIEAMLGFTASELQKSRFYQEVKDEGRQEGELIGQQRGLQLEAQSLVLRLLTRKFGVLPVGILSQVEGLTLVRLEELAEALLGFEKVADLEVWLQKL; encoded by the coding sequence ATGGTTTGTAAGTTCACCCAATTAAGTCGGCAGGAGATTGAAGCGATGCTAGGTTTTACAGCCAGCGAATTACAGAAAAGCCGCTTTTATCAAGAGGTCAAGGATGAAGGACGGCAAGAAGGAGAACTTATTGGTCAGCAGCGAGGATTGCAATTAGAGGCCCAGTCTTTGGTGTTGCGGCTCCTGACTCGGAAATTTGGAGTTTTACCCGTTGGGATACTGAGCCAGGTGGAAGGATTAACGTTAGTGAGGCTAGAGGAGTTGGCGGAGGCTCTCTTAGGGTTTGAAAAGGTGGCAGATTTGGAGGTTTGGTTACAGAAGTTGTAG